In Lactuca sativa cultivar Salinas chromosome 5, Lsat_Salinas_v11, whole genome shotgun sequence, the DNA window CAAATCGTTCTTCCATTCAGAAGGAAACGAATTTAAAACTCTGCAACCCACATCTGCCTTCCTAGAGTCTGAATCCCAAACTGGTATGTCTCCCTGACCGACTACTCATGCACAACCATCTGCCGGTCAATTATACTTGGCGgaaggatcagataatccttcgagtagaagattcacCCCTGCAACGGTttgactcagacgagagctgcacaaCATGGTCAAAtccattactctgagattatttaatctcgTTGCAAGTGGCTTATCACTTCCGATCCACAAGCTACTTCGCACACAAGAACCCTCATGATCGTCACTTCTGCCTGAACACCATGCTGCCTCTTGCCTTCCTTCCAAAAGAGCTGGGACCTCCCAGGTCCGAACCTATCTATCCACTATCTAGAATACCGGATTCCTTCCGGTTACTGAACCCAAGCTCAAACTctcagtcgctcccagcgacttccaaagaaactTCAGCTATCTAAAATTGCTCTATCTACCTTGCCACTATGGCTCCCTAAGtcttgggatcctcgatccccctaTCTTGACCtacggtccctaccaggtcccacctgtgctgctataaGCACACGGGCCTTGCCCATGGGTCTCAGCCAAGCTATATCTCGGAGTGGCCTCCCTCACAGGTCCCAACTATCTAGGGCTATGCAGGACCCACTCCATCTTGAAACTTATTGAACTATCCTTTATCAATATTAATCATGCTATTTATGATATACGGGCCTCACCCtcactccgctaactaggagatacgggccctcgcccacactcctctaACTAGTTGCTAACGAAATGCTACGGTTATCTAGCAACCTTACTACTCTTCCCGCTCTGCCTAACTGCTAGGGAATGCTACGGAGATCCCATAGTCTTACATCTTGACTAACTTGCATCCTGCCGAGAAAATCTCCCACTTGGTTCCCAACCAGTTATCATCTACCATGAATACACGAACTCAATATTgggaagtttcccaaactcccaaccCGCGCGCTCCTATATTCAAAAAGCCACTTGGGCTGCTTTCCTTCCCAACAAAGGTTCGAACTCATCCCAACTCTGCACTTACTTCTACTCCTAACCTCTGggatagttctcccccacttcgattcaACTAGATCCCTACAGCTCCCGTCTTGGAAAGGATTCCCAACCCTTCTCTCCATCTAAAGGGTCGATCTGCTGACAACCAACGCTTACCACTGCTAGAGCTCCAAAACTAACCAATACCAAATCTGAACCACTCTTGAAGACTAACAGAATACCTCCCGAGCCCCACTCACACTTGTTATAGTGACTGCATCCTGAGAACCTGCTCTTAAGGGAAACACCTTTGAACTACTACTCTAACATCCAAGGTATGTAGATGGCATATAATCTTAATCATAAGCAAGAACATAATTCCAAAGTTCATTAACTAACATCAATGCAGTACCATaacaaataaatcacaaatagaaGCTGATAGGAAAGTGAAAGATACATACCTGCCACATCAGGGGTTGCTCGCGACTCCTCTGCAATCAACTGGAAAGCCCTGCTACCAGCCGCAGGCGCCCCTGCCCAACCCTTAcggccatcggtgatcctcaaagtcgtaggggcaggtgctatcacaTGTCCTGCTGAAAGCAAGCTCAGACACTGGGACTTCTTGTGGCCCCACTGACTGCAATGAAAGCATATCAGGTTTGATCCTTGGCTGGTGGTAGTTGTacaatctttgataaaatgaccagtccggccgcacttgaagcagccagaatcaccaccactaccGCTCCTGCACACACCCTCTTGCGTCCTGCCACACTTCGCGCATCGGCTGCGGCTCTAATAGTCCCTCGACATCGAGTCCGACCCCTTGGGTCTCTTTCTTGAACCTGTGGCTACATGAgtctcatccggcttcctcttacTGAGGTACTCTAGGTCGATCTCCTTCTCCCTGGCTCGAGCAAccatatcctccaacgtcttgcagctggacctgctcacaaactccttgatgtcatccctcaacatcttgtgatatcgggccttcttcatctcctcgtccgcgacatactgcggaacaagaagagccctctccctaagcttggcggtaatctccaaaAACATAAGTCAAAGAATCAAATCAGAGGATCTCATCAAAACTCATATCaacatatcagagtaaaaacatcTCATGCTAAACAAATGgtttttggattaatgtctaagcccgtaaccatatttggtaagtacttgatccggttgtgcatggtccttttgggttgccttcacttaagcaacttgactggagaaataatagagaaaaaagTTATTATgagttaataatatattataagaataatatattaaaagagaaatcatatttgtttatttAACATTGGtcgagaattaattaagaattaattttgtgattaaaagaagttaattaaactagggggactgaattgtaattatgtgatagttgcaaagtagggcaaAGAATGCCCTAtatgatagggtggacgaattcaaggggataaggccttagaattcgtccatgataaggtttctagggttatcctttggactgcttggtgggcaagtaatcagataaggataaggattgAAACCCTAGTTCCTACACTTATATAAAAACCCCTTGGCATAAGAAAATAGGCCACTTGATCTTAGAGTTCCTAGAGCAGAATTttacctctcccctctctctctctctctctctctcttgcttcttcatttgctcttggtgtttgtgagccattagaggtactacatttgtggtacttgctttcaaagacaagaagattcaagaaacaagttgttattacaacataacaacaagaggtatgtattccattcttatttatgattttagaaaTTATCTAGGAGCATGCTaggtttcttttgtgttcatagtgttgtataactaatagtgaaaacatagatctgtatctagggttgcatgcacacataggattgtttgtataaaacccatcaatggtgtgtgtactgcaatcatcccgagctcttccctttgctaccggaagtacctgaaaccaaaactgaaaactgtaagcacgaagcttagtgagtctccccaaactaccacatatcatacacataatcatgctactaggagatatgggccccgcccatacttggctaactaggagatacgggccctgcccacactcttttgactatgagatacgggtcccgcccacactcggctaactaggagatactgggcccgcccacactccgctgacTACAAGATACGGGCgttgcccacactcagctaactattagatacgggccccgcccacactcagctactaagcatacatacaagtatcacacagataaCAAGTATAATCAAATCTATCAATCAGTCCTATATCCATATCCAAATAatgctatgagatacgggcctcgcccacactcagctatctatgagatacgagcctcgcccacactcaactactaatcaatacacataacatatacgggccagccttggtgccttcgacccgttcaaaccaggaggaaactcaccttactTTCAGATAGTAGTTGAAACGTCTCTGCCCGGAATCAGCTCTACTCACTCCCTGAAccaaaacaaccccttagataACATTCCATACTCTTAACCCCTAAGGTCAActatggtcaagtcaaagtcaaagtcaacgctccgagttaactcaactcgtcgagttctcatgAATCACAGACTCGTGAAATTGCGATCTAACTTGTCAAGTtgtcctccaactcgccgagttcctccttcttAACAGAAACGGGACTTTCCTAGTACGACTCGTCGAtcccttatggactcgccgagttccattaACAGAATTGGGAAATtgctatatatataagataatacaAGAAATTTTCTTTCAAATATTGAGTGATTATAAAAACTTGATtacatttatgtattttaaagaTCCTATTTTTTTTTACCATGGGCCCAAAATATGTTTGGAACGGTCCTATAATTCCAACTTTAAAAGTTGGAAGGAGTGTGCTCTCCGCACTAAAAAtagaaagttggaaactttaatattaGTTTATTAAAAGGTTGTGGAATCCATACAACAGTTGACTTCCCAATTCCATCATAATAACACTTTAACAAGCAAAAGTTCATTTTTGCTTGTATTCATGTTTCTACTTTCTTCCCATCCATCATCATTGGATGGATTTATACTTGATTAATTATGACAACCGGCTGAAGATGCAAAAACATGTATTAGTTATGAGATAGAAAATTCTCTTCATTCCAACTTTCCGTATATTTATCCGGTCAATCCTAGAATCTCAAAAACATCCGGATAATTTCTCAATTAGATTAACTTTTAACGCTTTTAAGCTTATCCTAACAATCTTTAAATCTCATCATCCTTATCCATTGATAGTAAACATATTGGTATAACTAATACATACGGAATACCAGTTTTGGGGTTTCTTAAGATCCTACGGACCATATACATGAATCCAATCTCGCACTATTCATGATTAGGTTTTATGCCTAAAACTCGAAGTTACCATATTTCTACCAATTTTAGCTCCACTATTTTATATTAATCGTTGATTGGTGTTAAATATGACATGAAAACACCTGATGAATACAATATGAAAAAGAGAAAATACATTATTCTGATGCAACTACAAGCCAGTAGATCCTATCCACTTGGTAAGTCCAAAAGTAATAGCCATAGCCATCCACCCTCCAACCAGAATCCTAAAACAAGACTTCACCACCCGACTCCCCCCAAGAACAGCCCCAATCCACCCAAAAACCACAAGCCCCAAGCTCACTGTGGCTACCACCACCCCCAGCCTAACTTTATGGTCCATTATGAAAGCAGCAGCAAGTAAAGGCATGATGGCCCCCAACATGAATGCTAAGGCTGATGCTGCAGCTGCTTGAATGGGATTCGGGAGTGCTTCCTTCTCACTTTCCTCCTCGTTTCCTGATATTTTCTTATCTCTTTTCATCTGAGCAACCTCTATATCTCGTTGGGAATAGACTGAAACAAATTCACCTATTGCCATACTGCATGCACCTGCAACTAAGCCAGCAAAGCCTGTAAGAATCATGGCTCTCACATCTTCCTTCACAGCTCCAACTCCCATCATCAGAGATGCAACAGAGACTAGACCATCAGTGGCTCCCAAAACAGCAGCACGCAGCCACTGTCCCCTTTGTGAGTAGTCAAATTCTTTTTCTCTAGACACTTGGTCATGTTCTTGTTCAGATTTGTCTTCAGAAATCCGAATACAAAGATCAATATTTCCAGCCATGATGGTGAAAGTAAGAAAGAATGTGAAAATTATACCACAATTCTCAAAGAATGATAGATGAAATGTTACTTGTGGAAGATAGAATCCCGCctatgtgttatatatagtatatgtaTTTCTGTATAATGATCAATAGGTAGGTGGTTAATAAAGTTAAAGATAGTGGGAAATCCACAATCCCTCAGATTTTGGTATTTTTATTATAAGGAAATAGAAAGAGCCAATACTATACACAAAAGAAGGGAAGATTGATGGTTAAAAAATTCAAGGCTTGTGGAATCCACACGATTTCCACTCGGCATGTAAATGAGAAAAACATCAACAGCCTTTCCTAAGTAAAAAGAAAGGGTGGAGTAACCTCAAGTGGTGGAAAGATTGTAAAATATATGAAAAGGGAATGGAAACCACACATACACATATTGATAAACAAAAGAGTGTGATCCTCCTGACAGAATTATAGGAGCAACAGGAGTAGGACAATATAATCGTTTCTCTGTTTTCCTACTTTATTATTAAAGATATTATCCACTTGAAATGGTAAGAAAATTACTACCTTATAAATTAAGGAATTTGGCACATTGATATCAAAGTTACAATCCAAAAGCCAATAGATCACTATCAACATTTTCTTGAGTGGCTGATATATTGAAGTATTTTCAAAACAGTTGCTTTCTAGCAAAACAATTAATTACATAAAAGGGTATATCATCGAAAGGCATGAGTAAATACAGAAGGTGAGATTTATGGAAAACCTTTCAAATTTTCAATGTGTAGATGgtgaaaagaaattgaaaaataaCTAGCAACTCAGAAGCCCTTGACAATCATATTCAAATAAAGCATTTCAATAAATAGTTTAAATAGTGTCAGCATCCATGGCTACAAAATGCCCTTCACTCTCTTCATCTGAGCCACCTCTAGTCTACATCTCATAATcaaatataaacataacatttatAGCAGAGGTATGGTTATTATACAAAAATAGAAAGAGCCAATACTACTACATACAAAACAAGGGAAGCTTAATGGTTAAAAAATTCAAGGCTTGTGGAATCAACATGATTGTCACCATGCACTCGACATCTAAATGAGAAAATATCAAAAGTCCAtcaacaaataaacaaaaaggGAATGCAACCCGGAGTGGTGGAAGACaagtaaaatatataaaaagacaGTGGGATCCACACAATAGCATATGCTGAGAATATAGATGAACCTCATAAAATGAGTAGGCCCCTAGAGAGCATGTATACACAAGTTGAAAGCTTAGGATATGATCAAAATTCAAAAGGTCGATGAAATCCAAAGATAATAACTAGTGCTACTTCCTCTTTGCTATTTCAAACTCACTTTGTATTGATTTTTATGATGCCAATCCCCTAAACAGAATTACATACAGAAGCATTATAGGACTACAACAAATATAAATCTTAACTATGTTTCCCTACTTTACACCAATATTATCATTCCTATCATAACATTCACAGGAGTTTTTAGGATTTCTATTTACAAATCGTTGCACAATAACAGAATAAAAGAATGTTCATCAATACAGCTTGCCAAGAGCCATGTTATTATTCGGATTATTAGAGGCATAATCACCACTTGAAGCTCCATATTTGGACCTTCAAAGCATATCACAAAAATCTGAGAACATTTTGGTGAGCAGACTGTTCATACTACAGTGCATATTGTCATGATGGCTAGGAATGAAATAAGATATGATACAATGTCTAGAGATTATTTCTAAAGTGAGGCGATTGCAGTAAATAGCAACACAATTTGCTTCTTTTACCATTATGACAATATACTTGGATTTTTACCCTTAACATCAAGATACATGCAATTTTTTTTAACCAATTATAacaatttttcgtgttttctATTACCacttctttattttgattatgtggCATCCAGCATcctatatattaatatatgatgTGACTATACAAATGCCAAATAAGTACCCAACTAGCACCAAATAACAGATAAAATAAACAAAGCTAGAGGGATTCAAACCCAGGCTTCTACTAAAGTGAAAGCTTTACCATCTATGCTACATACCTTTTAGGATATTCTACTAAATCGATTTATATTTTGTTAAATTGTctaggttttatattattttgcTTTTGTActatttatttttcaaacttaTCAAAACCTATAAAAAAAATTCAGACCCATATCACAAGAAGTAAAACTTCAGATGGCTAATATATCAAAATCCTACTATTATAAAAGCTATACTTAGAATATGTATTAATAATGAAATTAAAATAAGTAAAACATAACCCAATTTGACCAACTTTTTTAATAAATGTGTAGAAATTGACATATGTGTTCATTATTAATAACTTTAGATTGTTTATCGATATAATGAAATTGAAAAAAATTAATGTtgctttttatattattataatacaTGAAAAAACATGCATTTGTAATTTTACTTCATATGTTACAAGTTTGATATGTTTTGTAGGTTTTACTTTTTAGTAAgttacaaaaataaacagtacaaaagataaaattaaataaaatctagacagacttaataaaatataaaacgaTTAAGGTCAAATTAAAAATGACAAGAGGTATATAGCCGAGAtgataaataatttttttctttgCATGTGGGGGCTGGGGATCAAATCCttaaaaattttctttattttaatttGTTATTTGGTACTAATTGGATGCTTAGGTGGAATTTATATTTCCATGTCACTATTAACAGGATGCCACATAATCAAATGCTAACTAAGGGTAAAAACTATTATAATGGATATAAAATTGTAGGCGCATTGCTACTAAGGGtaaaaataaaagtatatttGCTCAAATTGGTAAAAGATACAGACTATGTCACTATTTCTAGCAATGTGCCTTTCCAAGTATAAAAGTCCACTAGCTTCTGAATTAGAGTGCTAAAATGTCAAAAGGTAAAAGGCAACACAACATAACATTTAAGGCAACAACTAAAGTAGCTAACTTAGATTTGAAAAGTCGATATAGTTAGCTAATTTTATGCGATCTTGTTAGGCAAAATGGGAATTGAGATAAGTTTGTTGTGTGACCTGGAAAATTAAGGAATAGAGGCACAAGAAGAAGACAGGTGGCATGATAGATGGTAATCAAAAGCCatggataaaaaaataaaagggaGTATGTGATCCACAAGTAGTGGGAAAGTAAATAAAATATATGAAAGAAGACTGAAAATCTGGAATTCATATAGAATAACTTGACCAACTTATCCATAATAAAGGGAATTACTTAAAATTTAATACTGTACTACATATAGGTTGAATAAATAAAGCATTATACCTTTTACCTTTTGACTTCTTTTTACCAATATCTCTTTGGATGACTAGAAGCTTTTGTTCACCATGAGCGTACACAGCTTAGCTGTAACTTGTCAGAACACTGATCCATTGAAATAGTCTAGCAAGATGTTTAataatacattttacaaactttgtGCTTCTTAAAAAAGCTAATTTATGATATTACACAATACGCTACAAGAAAACCACTAGAAAGGTGGAAAGGTGTGTAGGATAGCAATTGCATCACGGAATGAAGTGGTTCCAACTTTTTAAAATTTGGAAGGAGTGTGCTCTCCACACTACAAAtggaaagttggaaactttaatattaGTTTATTAAAAGGTTGTAGAATCCACACAACACTTGACCTCCCAATTcctttataaattataataacatTTTAACAAGCAAAAGCTCATTTTTGCTTGTATCATGTTTCTATTTTCTTCCCATCATCATTGAATATGCAAAACATGTATTAgaattgaaaaagaaatttctttTCATTGGAACTTTTCTTGTTTGTATCCTGCCAATCCTTAAATCTCAAAAATATCCAGATAATTTCTCAATTAGATTAACTCTTAATGCTTTTAAGCTTATATATCCTAACAATCCTTGAATCTCATCATCCTTATCCATTGATAGTAAACATAATAGAATAATTACTTGACCAACGGAATACCATGTACATGAATCCAGTCTAGCACTGTTCATGATCAGGTTTTGTGCCCAAAACTCGAAGTTACCATATTAATTTCTACCAATTTTATCTCCCCTGTTTTATATTAATCATTGATTGGTGTTAAATATGACAAGAAAACACTTGATGGATTGACAATAACATCTTTGTGAGTAGTCAAATTCTTTTTCTATAGACATTTGGCCATGTTCTTGTTCAGATTTGTTCTCAGAAACCGGAATGCATACATCATTATTTCCAGCCGTGAAAGCGAAAGAATGAAAGAGAAAATTATATAACAAAGGGCTAGGGGTGCAGCTTTTCCCAAGTAAAAGcctttctggatggcaaaacACTTATGTATAAGTATAACACAACTTAATTTGTTTTTATGCGTATGCTTATTATTAGTTTGGTTCTTTTATGTCCATTTGTTTCATCTAAATACCAAACATTCATACACCCAAAATTCCAACAGAATCTCCTAATCCAGCAACATCTACTTCATGGGAGTCGAAAAGAAGCACCAGTGTAATTTAAATTTCTTTCACATGGGAGTGTACGACCCACTTAAGACGCATGCAATATTGATCCAATGAAATATTCTAGATGCTTAagcaaaaaacaacaaaaactatAATAAATCTAATTACATAATcttaataatatatttatgaGCTCTGTGCTTCTTAAACAAgctaatttatttatgatattacaCAACACAAGAAAACCACAAGAAAGGTGGAAAGGTGTGTGGGACAGCAATTGCATCAAGGAATGGAGTAATTCCAACTTTAGAAATTGGAAGGAGTGTGCTCTCCACACTAAAGATGGAAAGTTGGAGACGTTAATATTAGTTTATTATAAAGGTTATGGAATCCACACAACATGACTTAACCTCCCAATCCCATCATAATAACACTTTAACAAGCAAAAGTTCATTTTTGCATGTATTCTTTGTTTCTATTTTCTCTCCATCATCATTGGATGGATTTATACTTGATTAATTATGACAACTGGCTGAATATACAAAACATGTATTAGTTATGAGATAGAAAATTCTGTTCATTCGAACTTTTCCATATATTTATCCTGCCAATCCTTAAATTTCAAAgggtaaattacacggatggtccctgtggtttggggtaGTCTGCATGGTTAGTCTCTACAAAGAATTTTTAACTCGGACGGTCCCTATTATATATTTTTGCTGTGGGTTTGGTCCCTGCCATACGTGAAATGCCtattatatcatttttattttttattttttattttattattaattttaattttttttaaaactaataattTTGAAGCCCCACTCTATATCTCACCCATATCGTGATTTGTCTCTTTCCCCTAAACACTTCCCCTCTCTCTAACTCAAACCTTCCCTCTGCCGCCACCGGAGAAGAAAATCGGCCCCAAAATCTCTAGCAAAGTAGATACATCACGAAGATTAACAAAGAGTGAGAACATGTCTAATAATCTCCTTGGCGATTTGAAACCTTAAAACCCACCCAATCCGGACGACCCTCGCCATCCTCTTCCCTGGTTTTTAAGAAATCCATTTTATGGTGGTCTCGTGGCAGAGAAGAAGGCAATCGCCGGAAAACACACCTCTCGTCCTCCCCCTCTCTCGTACCAGAAAATGCACCTCTCATACTCCTCTCAAGCCACCATCAAACAACTATTGTTGATGTACTCCACCTCTCTCGTCATCCCTGGTAGATTCAGATCTGTGGTAGAATCCCGTCTGCAACTCAGCTATATGTAAACCTTCACTAGAAGAAATTTGCATTGATTGGCTTTGAATTATGTGATGGTGTCTTCTCCATTGTCAAAAACGAATTCACCAAGTATGCAATAGGGTGATTTGAAGTATATGTAATGAATTTCTAGGTGGGTTTTCTACAAATCATAATTCAGTGATGGTAGGTAGAGCAAATCCAGTTGTATCACAAATTGGGTTCGAAATCGTCGAGGAGACAGTGACGTGAATAATGTCCTGGTTATAGATTGCTTATCGGGTACTAAAGAGAGGTTTGATTTTTTCTTTAGCTCGTCGGTGAAGGAGACTGTGAAGGGAGCTCAGTTGTTGTTAGTTGGATATGTCAGAAAGGGGGAAGGGGAGGGGATTATGTTTGTAAGTGGTTGTACTTTAATTAACTATTATCAATTTTATTGTTTAAATaagtaataaattaaaaaataaataacaaaattatttaaaaaaaaaaatagttgggggtaaaattgtctttttaCATATGACATGACCAAACGTGCAACAAAAATGTATAATGGAGACCGTCCGAGTTAAAAATTCTTTGTAAGGACTAACCATGCAGactaccccaaaccatagggaccatccgtgtaatttacccAATTTCAAAATATTCAAATAATTTCTTAATTAAGTTATTTCTTAATAAGATTCTCTTAAGTTATGTTTCGCCGTACTAGCTAAAAACTAGCTGCTATAGCTTATAAGTTTCTCCTAACGATCCTTAAATCTCTTTATCCTTATCTACTGAGAGTAAATATtggtataaatatatatagaagACCAGTTTTTTGGTGTTCTTGAGATCTTACAAACCACATACACGAATCCAATCTTAGCATTATTTTTAAAGTTTGTTGCCTAAAACTCGAAGTTGCCATCTCTTTGGATTATCCCGTGACTAATTTAATGAAAGCTAGACACAGTCAAAATATCCAAAGCTTCAAATACCCTATTATATCCCCATATTTCTACCAATTTTATCTCTCCTGTTTTATATTAATCATTGCATGGTCTTAAATATGACATGAAAACACCTGATGGATTGACAATAACATCTTTGTAGGATTGGAACCAACAACCTTATGGCTATAGCAGGAGTATAATACATACAAAGTTGAAGTTTCAAACGATACAATATGAAAAAGAGAAAATACATTATTCTGATGCAACTACAAGCCAGTAGATCCTATCCACTTGGTAAGTCCAAAAGTAATAGCCATAGCCATCCACCCTCCAACCAGAATCCTAAAACAAGACTTCACCACCCGACTCCCCCCAAGAACAGCCCCAATCCACCCAAAAACCACAAGCCCCAAGCTCACTGTGGCTACCACCACCCCCAGCCTAACTTTATGGTCCATTATGAAAGCAGCAGCAAGTAAAGGCATGATGGCCCCCAACATGAATGCTAAGGCTGATGCTGCAGCTGCTTGAATGGGATTCGGGAGTGCTTCCTTCTCACTTTCCTCCTCGTTTCCTGAAATTTTCTTATCTCTTTTCATCTGAGCAACCTCTATATCTCGTTGGGAGCTCACTGAAACAAATTCACCTATTGCCATACTGCATGCACCTGCAACTAAGCCAGCAAAGCCTGTAAGAATCATGGCTCTCACATCTTCCTTCACAGCTCCAACACCCATCATCAGAGACGCAACAGAGACTAAACCATCAGTGGCTCCCAAAACAGCAGCACGCAGCCACTGTCCCCTTTGTGAGTAGTCAAATTCTTCGTCTTGTATACAGATGTGGCCATGTTCTTGTTCAGATTTGTCCTCAGAAACCCGAATGCATAGATCAATATTTCCAGCCATGATGGTGAAAGAATGTGAAAATTATATCACAAAGAATGATAAATGAAGTGTTGCTTGTGAAAGATGGAATCCCTCctatgtgttatatatagtatGCATTTGTGTATAATGATATCAGTGGGTAGGTGGTTAATAAAGTTAAAGATAGTGGGAAATCCACAATCCCTCAGATTTTGGTAtgtttattattataaagaaataaaaAGAGACAATACTACATACAAAACAAGGGAAGATTTGATGATTA includes these proteins:
- the LOC111899505 gene encoding vacuolar iron transporter homolog 4; this translates as MAGNIDLCIRVSEDKSEQEHGHICIQDEEFDYSQRGQWLRAAVLGATDGLVSVASLMMGVGAVKEDVRAMILTGFAGLVAGACSMAIGEFVSVSSQRDIEVAQMKRDKKISGNEEESEKEALPNPIQAAAASALAFMLGAIMPLLAAAFIMDHKVRLGVVVATVSLGLVVFGWIGAVLGGSRVVKSCFRILVGGWMAMAITFGLTKWIGSTGL
- the LOC111899503 gene encoding vacuolar iron transporter homolog 4-like; the protein is MAGNIDLCIRISEDKSEQEHDQVSREKEFDYSQRGQWLRAAVLGATDGLVSVASLMMGVGAVKEDVRAMILTGFAGLVAGACSMAIGEFVSVYSQRDIEVAQMKRDKKISGNEEESEKEALPNPIQAAAASALAFMLGAIMPLLAAAFIMDHKVRLGVVVATVSLGLVVFGWIGAVLGGSRVVKSCFRILVGGWMAMAITFGLTKWIGSTGL